From the Leptospira licerasiae serovar Varillal str. VAR 010 genome, one window contains:
- a CDS encoding TIGR04452 family lipoprotein: MRIIAVIILLNSFYYCSEIGQPNSFRGNEAKAKLILAAEIGDYAAYKEVFTEQGLTGATLESRTNEEVLAATAINLTLFDLDNSKFYPKSKISECEFSLETYGVLLRISSYITYSAFEECDFSSSGVISTKKK; encoded by the coding sequence ATGCGAATTATAGCTGTGATTATATTGTTAAATTCCTTTTACTATTGTTCGGAGATAGGTCAGCCAAATTCATTTCGAGGAAACGAAGCTAAGGCTAAATTAATACTGGCTGCTGAAATTGGAGACTATGCTGCGTACAAAGAAGTTTTCACAGAGCAAGGTTTAACAGGGGCAACGCTGGAATCGAGAACGAACGAAGAAGTTTTAGCTGCTACTGCAATAAACCTTACGTTATTTGATTTAGATAACTCTAAATTCTATCCTAAGAGTAAAATTAGCGAATGTGAATTCTCACTGGAAACCTATGGGGTCCTTTTGAGAATTAGTTCTTACATAACTTATTCGGCCTTTGAGGAATGCGACTTCTCATCGAGCGGAGTAATATCAACAAAGAAAAAGTAA